A stretch of Apostichopus japonicus isolate 1M-3 chromosome 9, ASM3797524v1, whole genome shotgun sequence DNA encodes these proteins:
- the LOC139973414 gene encoding uncharacterized protein isoform X9, with product MYNLRHRRRAVQGHTIIQPMQTMDRDGLSVEWINGHKGRGVFATKAIYKGEFITEYRGDLLSKRDAEMRCQKNISDVAYMYYFKHQGKNMCIDASKEDGSIGRLVNDNISSVANCRMRIIVKDSHPHLCLYATKNILQGDELEYDYGGYTPWRKKTTSKDNEVHVTEKNKTICEANDEIVTENSKTICEANDEIVTENSKTICEANDEIVTANSKTICEANDEIVTANSKTICEANDEIVTANSKTICEANDEFVTENSKTICEANDEIVTEYSKESISTSTSTSFTEDTGGELYFDADLGKYHNSLLGKCSPMSLNKLSVSYVGPLFFCILYLKM from the exons ATGTACAATCTACGTCATAGAAGACGAGCAGTCCAGGGCCATACAATCATTCAACCCATGCAAACTATGGACAGAGACGGTTTGTCAGTAGAATGGATTAATGGTCATAAAG GTAGAGGTGTATTTGCAACCAAAGCAATATACAAAGGAGAGTTTATCACAGAATACAGAGGGGACCTCCTCTCCAAGAGAGATGCTGAGATGAGATGTCAGAAAAACATCTCAGACGTAGCATATATGTACTACTTCAAACATCAAGGAAAAAACATGTG tATTGATGCCTCAAAAGAAGATGGTTCTATCGGACGCCTTGTTAATGACAACATTTCCTCTGTAGCTAACTGCAGGATGAGAATAATAGTGAAGGACAGCCACCCACATCTTTGCCTTTATGCGACTAAAAATATCCTTCAAGGAGATGAACTAGAATATGATTATGGAGGATATACCCCATGGCGAAAAAAG ACAACCAGTAAAGACAACGAAGTAcatgttacagaaaaaaataag accatttgtgaagccaatgacgaaattgtcacagaaaatagtaag ACCATTTGTGAAGCCAATGACGAAATTGTCACAGAAAATAGTAAG ACCATTTGTGAAGCCAATGACGAAATTGTCACAGCAAATAGTAAG ACCATTTGTGAAGCCAATGACGAAATTGTCACAGCAAATAGTAAG accatttgtgaagccaatgacgaaattgtcacagcaaatagtaag ACCATTTGTGAAGCCAATGACGAATTTGTCACAGAAAATAGTAAG ACCATTTGTGAAGCCAATGACGAAATTGTCACAGAATATAGTAAG GAGAGCATTTCAACCTCAACTTCAACATCATTTACTG AAGACACAGGCGGTGAACTGTACTTTGATGCTGATCTAGGAAAATATCACAACTCCTTACTTGGTAAGTGCAGCCCAATGTCTTTGAATAAATTGTCTGTATCATATGTAggtcccctttttttttgtattttatatttgaagATGTAA
- the LOC139973414 gene encoding uncharacterized protein isoform X6 has translation MYNLRHRRRAVQGHTIIQPMQTMDRDGLSVEWINGHKGRGVFATKAIYKGEFITEYRGDLLSKRDAEMRCQKNISDVAYMYYFKHQGKNMCIDASKEDGSIGRLVNDNISSVANCRMRIIVKDSHPHLCLYATKNILQGDELEYDYGGYTPWRKKTTSKDNEVHVTEKNKTICEANDEIVTENSKTICEANDEIVTENSKTICEANDEIVTENSKTICEANDEIVTANSKTICEANDEIVTANSKTICEANDEIVTANSKTICEANDEFVTENSKTICEANDEIVTEYSKESISTSTSTSFTEDTGGELYFDADLGKYHNSLLGKCSPMSLNKLSVSYVGPLFFCILYLKM, from the exons ATGTACAATCTACGTCATAGAAGACGAGCAGTCCAGGGCCATACAATCATTCAACCCATGCAAACTATGGACAGAGACGGTTTGTCAGTAGAATGGATTAATGGTCATAAAG GTAGAGGTGTATTTGCAACCAAAGCAATATACAAAGGAGAGTTTATCACAGAATACAGAGGGGACCTCCTCTCCAAGAGAGATGCTGAGATGAGATGTCAGAAAAACATCTCAGACGTAGCATATATGTACTACTTCAAACATCAAGGAAAAAACATGTG tATTGATGCCTCAAAAGAAGATGGTTCTATCGGACGCCTTGTTAATGACAACATTTCCTCTGTAGCTAACTGCAGGATGAGAATAATAGTGAAGGACAGCCACCCACATCTTTGCCTTTATGCGACTAAAAATATCCTTCAAGGAGATGAACTAGAATATGATTATGGAGGATATACCCCATGGCGAAAAAAG ACAACCAGTAAAGACAACGAAGTAcatgttacagaaaaaaataag accatttgtgaagccaatgacgaaattgtcacagaaaatagtaag accatttgtgaagccaatgacgaaattgtcacagaaaatagtaag ACCATTTGTGAAGCCAATGACGAAATTGTCACAGAAAATAGTAAG ACCATTTGTGAAGCCAATGACGAAATTGTCACAGCAAATAGTAAG ACCATTTGTGAAGCCAATGACGAAATTGTCACAGCAAATAGTAAG accatttgtgaagccaatgacgaaattgtcacagcaaatagtaag ACCATTTGTGAAGCCAATGACGAATTTGTCACAGAAAATAGTAAG ACCATTTGTGAAGCCAATGACGAAATTGTCACAGAATATAGTAAG GAGAGCATTTCAACCTCAACTTCAACATCATTTACTG AAGACACAGGCGGTGAACTGTACTTTGATGCTGATCTAGGAAAATATCACAACTCCTTACTTGGTAAGTGCAGCCCAATGTCTTTGAATAAATTGTCTGTATCATATGTAggtcccctttttttttgtattttatatttgaagATGTAA
- the LOC139973414 gene encoding uncharacterized protein isoform X16, whose protein sequence is MYNLRHRRRAVQGHTIIQPMQTMDRDGLSVEWINGHKGRGVFATKAIYKGEFITEYRGDLLSKRDAEMRCQKNISDVAYMYYFKHQGKNMCIDASKEDGSIGRLVNDNISSVANCRMRIIVKDSHPHLCLYATKNILQGDELEYDYGGYTPWRKKTTSKDNEVHVTEKNKTICEANDEIVTENSKTICEANDEIVTANSKTICEANDEIVTENSKTICEANDEIVTENSKTICEANDEIVTEYSKESISTSTSTSFTEDTGGELYFDADLGKYHNSLLGKCSPMSLNKLSVSYVGPLFFCILYLKM, encoded by the exons ATGTACAATCTACGTCATAGAAGACGAGCAGTCCAGGGCCATACAATCATTCAACCCATGCAAACTATGGACAGAGACGGTTTGTCAGTAGAATGGATTAATGGTCATAAAG GTAGAGGTGTATTTGCAACCAAAGCAATATACAAAGGAGAGTTTATCACAGAATACAGAGGGGACCTCCTCTCCAAGAGAGATGCTGAGATGAGATGTCAGAAAAACATCTCAGACGTAGCATATATGTACTACTTCAAACATCAAGGAAAAAACATGTG tATTGATGCCTCAAAAGAAGATGGTTCTATCGGACGCCTTGTTAATGACAACATTTCCTCTGTAGCTAACTGCAGGATGAGAATAATAGTGAAGGACAGCCACCCACATCTTTGCCTTTATGCGACTAAAAATATCCTTCAAGGAGATGAACTAGAATATGATTATGGAGGATATACCCCATGGCGAAAAAAG ACAACCAGTAAAGACAACGAAGTAcatgttacagaaaaaaataag accatttgtgaagccaatgacgaaattgtcacagaaaatagtaag accatttgtgaagccaatgacgaaattgtcacagcaaatagtaag ACCATTTGTGAAGCCAATGACGAAATTGTCACAGAAAATAGTAAG ACCATTTGTGAAGCCAATGACGAAATTGTCACAGAAAATAGTAAG ACCATTTGTGAAGCCAATGACGAAATTGTCACAGAATATAGTAAG GAGAGCATTTCAACCTCAACTTCAACATCATTTACTG AAGACACAGGCGGTGAACTGTACTTTGATGCTGATCTAGGAAAATATCACAACTCCTTACTTGGTAAGTGCAGCCCAATGTCTTTGAATAAATTGTCTGTATCATATGTAggtcccctttttttttgtattttatatttgaagATGTAA
- the LOC139973414 gene encoding uncharacterized protein isoform X12, with translation MYNLRHRRRAVQGHTIIQPMQTMDRDGLSVEWINGHKGRGVFATKAIYKGEFITEYRGDLLSKRDAEMRCQKNISDVAYMYYFKHQGKNMCIDASKEDGSIGRLVNDNISSVANCRMRIIVKDSHPHLCLYATKNILQGDELEYDYGGYTPWRKKTTSKDNEVHVTEKNKTICEANDEIVTENSKTICEANDEIVTENSKTICEANDEIVTANSKTICEANDEIVTANSKTICEANDEFVTENSKTICEANDEIVTEYSKESISTSTSTSFTEDTGGELYFDADLGKYHNSLLGKCSPMSLNKLSVSYVGPLFFCILYLKM, from the exons ATGTACAATCTACGTCATAGAAGACGAGCAGTCCAGGGCCATACAATCATTCAACCCATGCAAACTATGGACAGAGACGGTTTGTCAGTAGAATGGATTAATGGTCATAAAG GTAGAGGTGTATTTGCAACCAAAGCAATATACAAAGGAGAGTTTATCACAGAATACAGAGGGGACCTCCTCTCCAAGAGAGATGCTGAGATGAGATGTCAGAAAAACATCTCAGACGTAGCATATATGTACTACTTCAAACATCAAGGAAAAAACATGTG tATTGATGCCTCAAAAGAAGATGGTTCTATCGGACGCCTTGTTAATGACAACATTTCCTCTGTAGCTAACTGCAGGATGAGAATAATAGTGAAGGACAGCCACCCACATCTTTGCCTTTATGCGACTAAAAATATCCTTCAAGGAGATGAACTAGAATATGATTATGGAGGATATACCCCATGGCGAAAAAAG ACAACCAGTAAAGACAACGAAGTAcatgttacagaaaaaaataag accatttgtgaagccaatgacgaaattgtcacagaaaatagtaag ACCATTTGTGAAGCCAATGACGAAATTGTCACAGAAAATAGTAAG ACCATTTGTGAAGCCAATGACGAAATTGTCACAGCAAATAGTAAG accatttgtgaagccaatgacgaaattgtcacagcaaatagtaag ACCATTTGTGAAGCCAATGACGAATTTGTCACAGAAAATAGTAAG ACCATTTGTGAAGCCAATGACGAAATTGTCACAGAATATAGTAAG GAGAGCATTTCAACCTCAACTTCAACATCATTTACTG AAGACACAGGCGGTGAACTGTACTTTGATGCTGATCTAGGAAAATATCACAACTCCTTACTTGGTAAGTGCAGCCCAATGTCTTTGAATAAATTGTCTGTATCATATGTAggtcccctttttttttgtattttatatttgaagATGTAA
- the LOC139973414 gene encoding uncharacterized protein isoform X5 → MYNLRHRRRAVQGHTIIQPMQTMDRDGLSVEWINGHKGRGVFATKAIYKGEFITEYRGDLLSKRDAEMRCQKNISDVAYMYYFKHQGKNMCIDASKEDGSIGRLVNDNISSVANCRMRIIVKDSHPHLCLYATKNILQGDELEYDYGGYTPWRKKTTSKDNEVHVTEKNKTICEANDEIVTENSKTICEANDEIVTANSKTICEANDEIVTENSKTICEANDEIVTENSKTICEANDEIVTANSKTICEANDEIVTANSKTICEANDEFVTENSKTICEANDEIVTEYSKESISTSTSTSFTEDTGGELYFDADLGKYHNSLLGKCSPMSLNKLSVSYVGPLFFCILYLKM, encoded by the exons ATGTACAATCTACGTCATAGAAGACGAGCAGTCCAGGGCCATACAATCATTCAACCCATGCAAACTATGGACAGAGACGGTTTGTCAGTAGAATGGATTAATGGTCATAAAG GTAGAGGTGTATTTGCAACCAAAGCAATATACAAAGGAGAGTTTATCACAGAATACAGAGGGGACCTCCTCTCCAAGAGAGATGCTGAGATGAGATGTCAGAAAAACATCTCAGACGTAGCATATATGTACTACTTCAAACATCAAGGAAAAAACATGTG tATTGATGCCTCAAAAGAAGATGGTTCTATCGGACGCCTTGTTAATGACAACATTTCCTCTGTAGCTAACTGCAGGATGAGAATAATAGTGAAGGACAGCCACCCACATCTTTGCCTTTATGCGACTAAAAATATCCTTCAAGGAGATGAACTAGAATATGATTATGGAGGATATACCCCATGGCGAAAAAAG ACAACCAGTAAAGACAACGAAGTAcatgttacagaaaaaaataag accatttgtgaagccaatgacgaaattgtcacagaaaatagtaag accatttgtgaagccaatgacgaaattgtcacagcaaatagtaag ACCATTTGTGAAGCCAATGACGAAATTGTCACAGAAAATAGTAAG ACCATTTGTGAAGCCAATGACGAAATTGTCACAGAAAATAGTAAG ACCATTTGTGAAGCCAATGACGAAATTGTCACAGCAAATAGTAAG accatttgtgaagccaatgacgaaattgtcacagcaaatagtaag ACCATTTGTGAAGCCAATGACGAATTTGTCACAGAAAATAGTAAG ACCATTTGTGAAGCCAATGACGAAATTGTCACAGAATATAGTAAG GAGAGCATTTCAACCTCAACTTCAACATCATTTACTG AAGACACAGGCGGTGAACTGTACTTTGATGCTGATCTAGGAAAATATCACAACTCCTTACTTGGTAAGTGCAGCCCAATGTCTTTGAATAAATTGTCTGTATCATATGTAggtcccctttttttttgtattttatatttgaagATGTAA
- the LOC139973414 gene encoding uncharacterized protein isoform X10 has product MYNLRHRRRAVQGHTIIQPMQTMDRDGLSVEWINGHKGRGVFATKAIYKGEFITEYRGDLLSKRDAEMRCQKNISDVAYMYYFKHQGKNMCIDASKEDGSIGRLVNDNISSVANCRMRIIVKDSHPHLCLYATKNILQGDELEYDYGGYTPWRKKTTSKDNEVHVTEKNKTICEANDEIVTENSKTICEANDEIVTANSKTICEANDEIVTENSKTICEANDEIVTENSKTICEANDEFVTENSKTICEANDEIVTEYSKESISTSTSTSFTEDTGGELYFDADLGKYHNSLLGKCSPMSLNKLSVSYVGPLFFCILYLKM; this is encoded by the exons ATGTACAATCTACGTCATAGAAGACGAGCAGTCCAGGGCCATACAATCATTCAACCCATGCAAACTATGGACAGAGACGGTTTGTCAGTAGAATGGATTAATGGTCATAAAG GTAGAGGTGTATTTGCAACCAAAGCAATATACAAAGGAGAGTTTATCACAGAATACAGAGGGGACCTCCTCTCCAAGAGAGATGCTGAGATGAGATGTCAGAAAAACATCTCAGACGTAGCATATATGTACTACTTCAAACATCAAGGAAAAAACATGTG tATTGATGCCTCAAAAGAAGATGGTTCTATCGGACGCCTTGTTAATGACAACATTTCCTCTGTAGCTAACTGCAGGATGAGAATAATAGTGAAGGACAGCCACCCACATCTTTGCCTTTATGCGACTAAAAATATCCTTCAAGGAGATGAACTAGAATATGATTATGGAGGATATACCCCATGGCGAAAAAAG ACAACCAGTAAAGACAACGAAGTAcatgttacagaaaaaaataag accatttgtgaagccaatgacgaaattgtcacagaaaatagtaag accatttgtgaagccaatgacgaaattgtcacagcaaatagtaag ACCATTTGTGAAGCCAATGACGAAATTGTCACAGAAAATAGTAAG ACCATTTGTGAAGCCAATGACGAAATTGTCACAGAAAATAGTAAG ACCATTTGTGAAGCCAATGACGAATTTGTCACAGAAAATAGTAAG ACCATTTGTGAAGCCAATGACGAAATTGTCACAGAATATAGTAAG GAGAGCATTTCAACCTCAACTTCAACATCATTTACTG AAGACACAGGCGGTGAACTGTACTTTGATGCTGATCTAGGAAAATATCACAACTCCTTACTTGGTAAGTGCAGCCCAATGTCTTTGAATAAATTGTCTGTATCATATGTAggtcccctttttttttgtattttatatttgaagATGTAA
- the LOC139973414 gene encoding uncharacterized protein isoform X4, translating to MYNLRHRRRAVQGHTIIQPMQTMDRDGLSVEWINGHKGRGVFATKAIYKGEFITEYRGDLLSKRDAEMRCQKNISDVAYMYYFKHQGKNMCIDASKEDGSIGRLVNDNISSVANCRMRIIVKDSHPHLCLYATKNILQGDELEYDYGGYTPWRKKTTSKDNEVHVTEKNKTICEANDEIVTENSKTICEANDEIVTANSKTICEANDEIVTENSKTICEANDEIVTENSKTICEANDEIVTANSKTICEANDEIVTANSKTICEANDEIVTANSKTICEANDEFVTENSKESISTSTSTSFTEDTGGELYFDADLGKYHNSLLGKCSPMSLNKLSVSYVGPLFFCILYLKM from the exons ATGTACAATCTACGTCATAGAAGACGAGCAGTCCAGGGCCATACAATCATTCAACCCATGCAAACTATGGACAGAGACGGTTTGTCAGTAGAATGGATTAATGGTCATAAAG GTAGAGGTGTATTTGCAACCAAAGCAATATACAAAGGAGAGTTTATCACAGAATACAGAGGGGACCTCCTCTCCAAGAGAGATGCTGAGATGAGATGTCAGAAAAACATCTCAGACGTAGCATATATGTACTACTTCAAACATCAAGGAAAAAACATGTG tATTGATGCCTCAAAAGAAGATGGTTCTATCGGACGCCTTGTTAATGACAACATTTCCTCTGTAGCTAACTGCAGGATGAGAATAATAGTGAAGGACAGCCACCCACATCTTTGCCTTTATGCGACTAAAAATATCCTTCAAGGAGATGAACTAGAATATGATTATGGAGGATATACCCCATGGCGAAAAAAG ACAACCAGTAAAGACAACGAAGTAcatgttacagaaaaaaataag accatttgtgaagccaatgacgaaattgtcacagaaaatagtaag accatttgtgaagccaatgacgaaattgtcacagcaaatagtaag ACCATTTGTGAAGCCAATGACGAAATTGTCACAGAAAATAGTAAG ACCATTTGTGAAGCCAATGACGAAATTGTCACAGAAAATAGTAAG ACCATTTGTGAAGCCAATGACGAAATTGTCACAGCAAATAGTAAG ACCATTTGTGAAGCCAATGACGAAATTGTCACAGCAAATAGTAAG accatttgtgaagccaatgacgaaattgtcacagcaaatagtaag ACCATTTGTGAAGCCAATGACGAATTTGTCACAGAAAATAGTAAG GAGAGCATTTCAACCTCAACTTCAACATCATTTACTG AAGACACAGGCGGTGAACTGTACTTTGATGCTGATCTAGGAAAATATCACAACTCCTTACTTGGTAAGTGCAGCCCAATGTCTTTGAATAAATTGTCTGTATCATATGTAggtcccctttttttttgtattttatatttgaagATGTAA